The genomic stretch GTTCCACTGGCAGGGTCAGAGCACCTGCCCCCGCCACCTGCCAGGAGGGCTGGGGGTAGGGAAAGGACGGACTTCACTTTTACTTCTGGGGGCTAGGCTTTCTACAGGAAGCATCAGTGGCCTAGCAGGGAAGGCCAGGTGGGCAGCCAAAGGGAGTGGTCTGGGGTAAGAGAAGAACTGCCTGGAGAGGACAGGCAGACCCCGCTGCAGGagccggggcgggggcggggggcggacGTGGCTCAccgtggagggggtgggggtggtcttCTTCCTCTCTAGGCCGGGCAAGGGGCTGGCAGGCACTTTTGCTGTGCTGCTGGCTTTGCGCCCCGATTCCCGGTCCTCCTCAGGCCTCTTATTTTCCGCGTTGTTACTCTGAGTCTTCTTAGAGTAGGAATTCGAGGTGGGAATGGCAGGACCAGCTGCTGGGCCAGAGCGACAGAGAGAATGGGTAAGGGCGGGGGCCCACGAAGGGCCCACCCCACCCACACGGTGCTCTCCTATTGTCTTGCTAGCAACCCAGCAAACCCCACAGAGGCCGAaagaagggacttgcccaaggccatgcTACAAACAAGTGGCTGAACGGGGAGTGAATGTCAGCTGTGTCATCCAAAGCGCCCAGAACCTGTGACCTCTCAGCAGAGGGGTGAGTCTCCCACCTGCAACCCCCAAAAGCACTCACCCTGGTCACTGAAGCGCCGCTGCTTGGGGTTGGCCGAGACACTGCGCTGTACCttgtgggagggggaaggagcaCTGCTATTGGTCAGATCAGCGGAAGGCCGGGGCTTCAAGGTGATGGCATCACCCTCCAGCTGCAAGAACAGAAACGGAGGGCGGAAGTCAGGCAGATACACACAGCCACCCCAGGCTCACATGACACACAGGGCTCACCCTGCAAGACCCACGTGCAACTGAACACTCTTGGGGACACACAAGCCCCGACACAGACCCTGACCAATACAGCCAGAGACACACTACCTCCGGCAAAGACCCCCGCTCTCAGAGAGGGGTACACACACCCACGGGAACGCACATCCAGACGCAGAGACACCCAGACGCAGGAGCCCCAAGCCTCCTGAGTAGGCTAAGGCGAGAATCAAAAGAGGGAGCCCAACACCACTGGCGCGAGAGCAGGGTGAGAGGCCACAAGTGCATGTGGGGACACAAATGGGGAACAAGACCCCCTGCCCAGAGACCCATGGACTCAGACATGGTGACCCAGATGGACAGAACACTACTCACGAAGCCTCTAGACTCAAAGACAGGTGGATGGACATACATGCAGAGCTACACATACCCAGACACAAGCACCAGGAAGAAGAAACACATAGACTCGCGACTCTTACAAGAAAGACACAGGGACTCATGCACCCACAGACCGAGATGCACACttccagaaacagacacacaaacataGGGAAACAAAATTTCTAGATCAACACAGAAACGACCCAGCCAGACTGACCTAGACCCAGTCCAACCAACACAGACCGAGCCAGACCTGCTCCCCCATATGGAAACCCAGGCCCGGGCTCGGACCCCACCAGCTTCCCTATCCATTCACTGATGGAGATCAGTGACAGCAAAGACCAGAGGACCTTGGCCACCAGAGCTGAGGCTTAACATTTGTCAGCACACCTTCTCAGATGAGCTTCTGCCCTCAAGGGGGCTAGAAGCATGGGGGTTCCACGCCAGCAGGGCCAGCCAGAGCGGGGAACAGAGCAGGGACACACACCTCGGAGCccttgtagcccaggagcaggTAGGTGGCCATCACTTCGTTGTACCTCTGGCCCACCAGCGAGTCCTGGATCTCTTCCCGCGTGTAACCCATGGAAACCATCAGGTCTGCACAGGGGAAACATTCAGTTAAGGCTGGTCCTGAGCACCACTCAGGCTCAACCTCGCGGCCCGGCTCGGCATCACCTGTCCGCCGGGGATCCTTGTAGTCAGGGAGTGGCTCCACGTAAGGCTTTAGTTCATCATCTTCGTGACCCACATTCATCCATCGATCTTTCATGATTTGCTGGAGAGCAAAGAGAAGCggaagggcagagaggagggagactCAGCTTGAAGCTCTCCTTGGGAACCCGGGGCCTTCCGGCCAGCGGGGCTCTCGGCTGCTCACCTCTAAAGTGCCTCTCTTGCTGGGATTGAGAATGAGAAATTTCTTAAGTAGGTTTTCACAGTCCGTGGACATGTAGAATGGGATACGGTACTTTCCCCTCAGGACCCGCTCCCGCAGCTCCTGCAGGAGGGAAAGTGAAAAGTGAAATCACCTAAGGCCAAGGGAAGAAACCTAACACCCAGGCTCCTGAGAGCTAAAGACTGGCCAGGCAGAGCAAAGTGAAATGCAGTAGGAGGCAGAGAGTCTGAGACGCGGCCCCTCCCCAGAGAGGTGGTGAAGTCAAACACCCTGGGCCCTCTGGCCTGACCAGCCTGAAAGCCTTGTGGGGCGAATGGACACACAACGGATTCCATCCCTTGAGAAAAGAAGTGAGGTTATTATACTGGGTGCAGATGACCTTTCAACTGCTGCTACCTTCTGCAAGCCCTTCTCTGAAGCTCTGGCGTGGGAGAAATGTAGACAGGTGGCAAAGGTGAGAGGTCAGGGGTAAGACCGGAGGTCACGAGAGGAAATGAGAAATCACAGAAACGATCTCAGCCTGCGCTTTACTCCACCTTGAGGTTCTGTCCATCGAAAGGCAGGGATCCGCTGACCAGTGTGTACAGAATGACTCCCAGGCTCCACACATCCACCTCGGGTCCATCGTATTTTTTGCCCTGGAAGAGCTCTGGGGCAGCATAAGGGGGACTGCCACAGAAGGTGTCTAGCTTGTTCCCAAAGGTGAATTCATTGCTGAAGCCAAAGTCTGCAATCTTGATGTTCATATCAGCATCCAAGAGCAGGTTTTCTGCCTGGGAGGTAAGATGGAAACTATAAGGAAACCAAGTGGACCACACTAAGGCACTGGGCAGGAAGGAGCTGAGGGGAGTGCGAAAACAAGCAGGAAGTCAGCTCCAGTCTCAGAGCTTTCTCCACCAACTCCAAGGGCAGGCCTTCCATCCGTTTGAAAGGCTGGGcgggaggagggcagagcaggcCATTCCTCACACAGGCAGCCATCGGAGAGCTGCGATCTGAAGGCTCAGAGACACTCTGAGCTGCAGAAGCTTGTGTGTCAGGCCCAGGTCAATCCTGGTTATCCTAGGAGGACTCAGGGGCCAGGAACCTCAGAGGCAGTCTCACACTCTGAAGTCTCCGTGAAAGAGATGAGTGTGCACGCACGTCTGCAGAGCAGCTGTGACGCAGCTGTGACAACAATGAGTATTTCCCCTCCATCAGCCACCAGGCTGCCCGAAGGACCAGCAAAGCCTGGAGCGCTCCTGCGACACGTGGCGGCATTGGGAGGTGATGGCAGAGAGGTGATATGGCAGGCCTCCTTGCTCGCTGGCTGGAATGAGACCCTAAGCCCAGCTGTAAGGTCCAGACCGGAAGCAGCCCTAGGGGCTTCCTCATTATCTCCAAAAAGTGAAAGCCTCGAGTTTGTTTGAATGCTCAGGACTGGTGGTTGTCAGGGTGAATGGAGCCCGGCCCTGATTCAGAGGCACAGGGGACAAGAGCATGTCTTACCTTTAAGTCCCTGTGAACGATAAACTTCTGGTGACAGTACTGCACAGCAGACACTatctgaaaggaaggaagaagagtcagcccagggccacctgaggGTAGGCCACAGTGGCTGGCAGAGATATGACCCCGGGGCCTAGTTCTAAGCTGCCACACAGATCACAAACCCCAAAGGACCCTCAAAAGGCCACTTACAGACCCTCCTTGTAAACCAGACCCCAAAAGGCTGAGGTCGGGCCCATACTCCAGGGAGTCACACCCACCTGGCGGAATTTAGCTCgagcctctttttctttcatcctgcCATGAGCCACAAGGTAATCAAACACCTCTCCTGCAAGAGACGGGCAGGTCTAGTCAGAGCttgctgggggggcgggggagtgggTGCACAGTAGGACGAGGCAGTTCCATACGTACCCCCACTGGCATACTCCATGACAAGGTAGAGCGTTTTTTCAGTCTCAATCACCTCAAATAATTTAACTACAAGAGAAAAGGCCAAACCCTGAGTCACAGAAGTAGCCCCAACATGTACAGGGGCACCCTCGGGATAAAAGTTCCCCCTTTCAAGTCCACCTTCCCAAGGACAAGTTCCTCTTAGAGCAGCCACACCACGAAGGACAGCCCCGTGGtgccagaggcagagctgggcttccCCAGGGGCATCCTGAAGATTCCGGACTCCAGAAAGCAAGGGCCTGGGGAGAAGGGCTCCATGCTGGGAGGTGGAGCCCTGTggtgggggaagaagaaaggaatgacaGCTGGTTCTCACCTATGTTGGGATGATTCAAAACCTTCATTATTCTTACTTCGCGGAATAGCTGGAAAATAAAATGCCAGGGGTCATGCTTGCTCAACTTGCTCCCCTCGGGTCCCCTCCAAACAGAGCCACTGCTGGGATTctttttccagaagagaaaacaggcaAGGAGAAAAAACAGGGCAGTTGTCCGGGTCATCTGGGGCCACCCCGATGGCTGAGAAGTAGGTGAGGGGGAGGAGTGCAGGAAGGGCTAGCGGGAGGAAAGCTGGGCTCCGACCACTTGTACTCTTGGGGGCAGCACCTGGGTAAGCCCGTGTGCCCTCTGCCAGTCTGCCCAAACCAGCCCCCGCCCAGCAGACGGGTTTTGGTCAAGTGCCTTTGAAGGAGGGAGTGTAAGCCCATGTACATGAATATTCAGAACTAAAGTTCAGTGACAAAACAGACTCCAGCTTGGTTGGTGTGAAGGGTGGGGAGAGCTGAAGGCAGACCCCGGTCTTCCGATTTCCAGAAGGCAGAGGGCTCTGACTAGTGGGCAGGCCTCTCTCTCCTGGCTCtctggggtggggacagaagaAGCCACTCCTATATATAGCTGATGCCAATTTTAATCAAATCCACCTCCACACACTCACGCGCTCTTTGTGAAACAAATCAGGGACTGCAAACCATACATTTCCATAAAGATGACAGACATGAACTCCATCCCCTCTGCGGGGGCCAGAGGactggaggtggggcttttgtgACTTCCAGGCCTCACTACTTATTTGCACTAAGAGCAGGACTAAGTTGTTGTTTTGGTGGGGGGAGGTCTGGAGTATAGTTTATGGAATAAAGTGaacacattttttcccccctttaatgAGATCCCAGAGCTTTCGTGAgctggaaaggaggaaaggagaaaagacagtctttccAGTCTTCAGGAACCTGATTCTGACCTTGGATCCCTTTTCTTGTTAGAGCCCAGGTTTCCCTTGCTTTCTTCCCTGGCCCAGCAGTTGTCTTAGATGAAGAGGCAAATAATGCTGGCCACCAACCGCCTCAGGGGCACTCATGGGGAGCAGCACTGAAATGGGGTGTGGAGACAGGGGCCAGGGTTCTTCCCCGGAGAGTGGCCACCTGTCCTGGAAGGGCTTTCTCCTGGAAGAGTGTGGAGTTTTCTGGGCTTGTCTAGAACCCTGAGAGGGCTCGTTTCTTCAGTGTTCGTCATTGAGGGAGCATTGCTGAGATCAAATTTAAACAGAGTGATTTGGCCAGAATCAGATTGGCCTTGGTAACAGAGTGTTTTGAAAGGCTTTTAAAATGGCTACATTTGTCTGGGACTGGTGCCTTCTAGCTAGTcaggaagaagcagggagaagAAGGGGGTGGGAAGTAAGATGGCCTGGCTGGCTGGCAATCACTGCGACGGCAGGCTGGACCATTCCAAAGACCAAATGGCCCACACCATGCTAGCTTCTACTCGGTGGGGTCTGACCAACATGTCAAGAGTAGCcctctttcacttttttctggaaagctccaAGCAGGGAACCCTGGTGATAATAGCAATGTTTCCTCTGAACCAAAGAAACTTAAGGGATCCCTCGGGTAACAAAAAGTGGGACACACTCTGGTTTTGGCTGTCAGCATTGCCAGAGCACCTCAACTCAAACCCTCTAACTCCAAGGGTGTCTCTAAGCGCCCCCAGCCCAAATCCCAGGCTTCCCAATGTCACTGTACTGACTGTTAGCATGAGGCTATGCCCACTCCTAACTCAAAACAACAATGTGCTCATGAGAAGAAAAATTCAATCTGCCATGAGAAAAGTACTAGGTCAATCCAGGTCAGAAATTTGAACCAGGGTCAGCTGGAGGATGAGGGCACAAAGGGAAATCTGACTTGACCTGAACAGGGGCAACTTTCTGGAAGCCAAATGGGAgatctcctccttcccccaaccACCGGAGCCCAGGATGGGAGGAGGGGTCCAGAGTTTCCAGCTCTATAACAACCCTTCTGCAAATGAaagtctccttttctccctcctacCAGCTTTTCATAGTTTCTTAAGCAGCGGGTATGAGTTCCCACCAGGAGGGTTTCCCCAACCAGCTAAGATCGTAGCTTCCCACTGTTAAGtcaaggagggaagggaaaagttcGACCTCATCTAGTCAAGACTACATGCACATGACTGTGACTTGTAGCTAAGAGGAGCCTAGAAGTGAGACCGAAAACTGGGGGCACCGTCCTTAGTCTGCACTCACTGCCAGAGGCATGAGACGAGTGTTATTAGCTTCTAAAAACCCCTGTCTTCAATACTCCTTCTCTAAAACACAGCTGGCACAGGCTCCAGTGGCAGGTTCCTGCCTCCTATCCTATACTTCTAGAGAAAGAACCTTGGATCGATCATTCCAGATCTTAGACTGTGTTtctagtaacagctatatacgtgTTTTTGCATAGGGTTGGCCACAGGCCAGAAGGGGACAAGACGCAGGAAGTCGGTCAGAGAGGTAGGCCAAAAGGCTGGGCGTGGGCAAGACTCCCGAAGAGGCAGCCCAGTCAGGAGGCGTCCACACCCAGGGTCCAACCAAAGTCCCAGGGGCAGCAGGGCCACGGACAGGGGGAGTGGGGACAGTGACATGCTCCGAGTTTAAACTAGGGCTTCAAGAGGAGGCTCAAAAGGGTCAGTACAACCCTGAGCCCTGGAGAGAGGCTCAGACAGGGCGGAGGAGCTGTGCCTTactttctggaggctggacgagTTCAGCTGGGTCTTGTCAATGATCTTCACAGCCACCTGAACACCAGACGAAAAGCCCAAGGTTACCGCTTTCCCCAAGTGAAACCCAGGGCTCGAATCTACTTCCACCTCGCTTCCATCCCATCCCTCTCGCCACCCCTATCTGTTCAGATCCCATTTCTGTCTGACAAACAAGAGGTTGGGTGTGGTAGGAACCCTACCACTACCTATGGGGGTGTCGACAGCCGGGAGAGGCTACCATGTTCCCAAGCCCAGGGCTCACCTCTTTCCCGGTCAGGATGTGCCGAGCCAGCTTCACCTTGGCGAAGTTACCCTTGCCAATAGTCTTGAGGAGTCGATAGTTGCCAATATGGGGCTGCTCGTCAGCAGAGGTGGCCGAGTTGCGGCCCCGCAGCATGTTGGACTTACTGCTGGGCTTGGAGTCGAGGTGTCCCAAGGCGGGCTGCAGGGTGGAAACACGCACACCTGTAAGTATGCTGCCCTTCCAGTCCCCCACACTTTTGCCCTTAGCTCTCTGCAAAAAATGTAAGATGCTAGGGGATAGGGACAGATTCCAGGGGGCTGGCAGGCATGCAAAGAATCATACggcaggggaagaaaaagaaggagatgAGAGTCAGTCAGTCTTCCCTCCAAAGCCTATGGTCCAGTGCCAACATCCTGCGGGTGGTGGAGCTTAGGACCTAAGCTGTCCCATCACTGCCTCCACTGCCTGGCAATACAACCCCCCATGAACAACCCAACGGCTCCCTCCACCTCATGTGTGACCCGTGCGCACTGTGAGAAGGCTGCAGCTCAAAGGTACGGGGGCAACACCATCAGAATTACTTCAGAGCTCTCACTGCCACCCAACACTTCACATTTACCTTTATTAGTTCGCACTTTGCATTGCTTTGTTGCCCATCCCGATGGAATGGAAGCTCCAGACAGGCACATATCATTTACCCATTGAGACATCCCAGCACCTAGATGGCCTGGATTGTGGTAGACGCTCAATGAACACTTGTGCAATGAACGAACGAAATGACAGGGTCTGAGCACGGCAACAGCCAGTCTGCCCTCCTTAGATACCCCATCATCGCCAAGAAGTGTGGGAGGAAGCAGAAATGACAACGACAGCACTGAacaggtatataaatgttcacaGGACGGGTACGGTCCAGACGAAAACATACATCTTATGAAGACCTGATCGTTCCTCAAAGGGCTAAACACACGATTACTGTgagacctagcaattccattcctaggtaccCACCCAAGAGAAACAGAACTGTAATCCACACAAAACCTTGTACACCGATGTTCATTCATAATATACCATATTCTTAAGAGCCAGAAAATGGAAAGGACACAAATGTCCACGAGTTGGTGAACAGATAAACCAATTCGAATATCCACACAGTGGAACAATCACcggcaattttaaaaaatgagtactGATACGTGACAACACGAATGAACTCTAAAAACATGATGCTCCTAAGTGAACGAAGCTGGTCCCAAAGGCTACAGAGAGACTCCATCTCTCTGGAATGTCCAGAAGAGGcgaatccatggagacagaaaggagatttgTCGAGGGCTAAGGAGggcagaggaaggtggggggattgtggtgatggatacACGGCTCTGAATTTACTAAGACAACTGTACACTttcaatgggtgaattgtatggtatgtgaattatacagCTCAGTAAAACTCCTAAGAGTCTGGTCTAAGCCTTGGCTAGAGCCCTGATTTACCTCTCGAAGAACCCCTGATGCCATCACTCCAGCATACTGGGACAGAGCTGCTGCCAGAGCCTCGTCCCATAACCACCCAGAGCTGCCTTGGAAAATTCAAGGAGACAGTCTGGAGAGGAGCAGCGTGACTAGAAGAGAATGAGTCAAAGTTCTTCCTTTCACAGCCCCTTGTGGCTCTAAACAAAGCCCTCAAAAACCACAGAGAAAAGGAATGACTTGCCACCACAAAGGAACTGTCCAGGGTTCCTGAGCAAGACTTGCTTCCCCAACCAGATGCCCCTCAGACAGGAAGACAACAATAACCCAAAGTAAGTATCTGCTACTGATGTCTCCCCCTCTTCCAGTGTCAGTGGAGGGCCAACAGTCGCTGCTGGCTGGTTTGGGGTGAGCTGCTTGACTCAGATCCCAGAAGCACAGGGGCTGGACCTTCGAGGAGAAGGATCTCGTGTGCAGGGTTGGCTCTGAAGGCAGAGGTTCCTGACATCTTCTTACCTCCTTGGCCCTTCAGGGAGCACTCTCTCTTCTGCAAGTCAAAGTCCCCAAACCCTTTGCTGTCTGTCCACCCAGGCTATGGAGCTCTCTGTCCCTCTGGTCTCCAGACACTCTGCAGCTCACCCAAGCCTGGTTGGTACTCAAACAGCATTTGCTAGAACAGCAGATTTTCaaatacttgtttttttcctcctaaaggGTTCACACCTCTTGGAGAGAAGACCGTTTCTAGGCCCTGCTGGTACTTGCATTTTGGCTCAGTCTACCAAAGGGCACCCTGAGTCCCATCCATCAGTGTCCCGAAGGCCCGGCCTCCTTCTCCTCAGCCCCATCTCCCTGCGGCTCCTGCTGGGCTGCCTACTGCCCTAGCCAGCTTGCCTAAGGGGCCACGAACAGGGAAAACCTTCCCTCTGCTCCAACTCCCACGAGAGGAAGATGGGTGGGGACATTTCTTTAGCAACCTCTACTCACCTTCTAAGTTTGTCACACCCCTCTTTTCTGAGGACAGGACTTGGCAATCTCTAAGTCCTCAAAACTGGAATAGGGACTTGGCGTCTACCCGAGGATTTGGGCGCTCTTCCCCTTGAAGTCATATCGATTGGGGCCTCCTACTGCCTGTCCTGGCTCTGCTCTGCCCGTGCCCCTCGGTGTTTCTGGCCCGAGGGGCTGGTGTGAGT from Rhinolophus ferrumequinum isolate MPI-CBG mRhiFer1 chromosome 11, mRhiFer1_v1.p, whole genome shotgun sequence encodes the following:
- the MARK2 gene encoding serine/threonine-protein kinase MARK2 isoform X4 translates to MTAAIWRKIHGRPALGHLDSKPSSKSNMLRGRNSATSADEQPHIGNYRLLKTIGKGNFAKVKLARHILTGKEVAVKIIDKTQLNSSSLQKNPSSGSVWRGPEGSKLSKHDPWHFIFQLFREVRIMKVLNHPNIVKLFEVIETEKTLYLVMEYASGGEVFDYLVAHGRMKEKEARAKFRQIVSAVQYCHQKFIVHRDLKAENLLLDADMNIKIADFGFSNEFTFGNKLDTFCGSPPYAAPELFQGKKYDGPEVDVWSLGVILYTLVSGSLPFDGQNLKELRERVLRGKYRIPFYMSTDCENLLKKFLILNPSKRGTLEQIMKDRWMNVGHEDDELKPYVEPLPDYKDPRRTDLMVSMGYTREEIQDSLVGQRYNEVMATYLLLGYKGSELEGDAITLKPRPSADLTNSSAPSPSHKVQRSVSANPKQRRFSDQAAGPAIPTSNSYSKKTQSNNAENKRPEEDRESGRKASSTAKVPASPLPGLERKKTTPTPSTNSVLSTSTNRSRNSPLLERASLGQASIQNGKDSLTMPGSRASTASASAAVSAARPRQHQKSMSASVHPNKATGLPPTDSNCEVPRPSTAPQRVPVASPSAHNISSSGGAPDRTNFPRGVSSRSTFHAGQLRQVRDQQNLPYGVTPASPSGNSQGRRGASGSIFSKFTSKFVRRNLSFRFARRNLNEPESKDRVETLRPHVVGSGSNEKEKEEFREAKPRSLRFTWSMKTTSSMEPNEMMREIRKVLDANSCQSELHEKYMLLCMHGTPGHENFVQWEMEVCKLPRLSLNGVRFKRISGTSMAFKNIASKIANELKL
- the MARK2 gene encoding serine/threonine-protein kinase MARK2 isoform X7; protein product: MLRGRNSATSADEQPHIGNYRLLKTIGKGNFAKVKLARHILTGKEVAVKIIDKTQLNSSSLQKNPSSGSVWRGPEGSKLSKHDPWHFIFQLFREVRIMKVLNHPNIVKLFEVIETEKTLYLVMEYASGGEVFDYLVAHGRMKEKEARAKFRQIVSAVQYCHQKFIVHRDLKAENLLLDADMNIKIADFGFSNEFTFGNKLDTFCGSPPYAAPELFQGKKYDGPEVDVWSLGVILYTLVSGSLPFDGQNLKELRERVLRGKYRIPFYMSTDCENLLKKFLILNPSKRGTLEQIMKDRWMNVGHEDDELKPYVEPLPDYKDPRRTDLMVSMGYTREEIQDSLVGQRYNEVMATYLLLGYKGSELEGDAITLKPRPSADLTNSSAPSPSHKVQRSVSANPKQRRFSDQAAGPAIPTSNSYSKKTQSNNAENKRPEEDRESGRKASSTAKVPASPLPGLERKKTTPTPSTNSVLSTSTNRSRNSPLLERASLGQASIQNGKDSLTMPGSRASTASASAAVSAARPRQHQKSMSASVHPNKATGLPPTDSNCEVPRPSTAPQRVPVASPSAHNISSSGGAPDRTNFPRGVSSRSTFHAGQLRQVRDQQNLPYGVTPASPSGNSQGRRGASGSIFSKFTSKFVRRNLSFRFARRNLNEPESKDRVETLRPHVVGSGSNEKEKEEFREAKPRSLRFTWSMKTTSSMEPNEMMREIRKVLDANSCQSELHEKYMLLCMHGTPGHENFVQWEMEVCKLPRLSLNGVRFKRISGTSMAFKNIASKIANELKL
- the MARK2 gene encoding serine/threonine-protein kinase MARK2 isoform X10, with amino-acid sequence MLRGRNSATSADEQPHIGNYRLLKTIGKGNFAKVKLARHILTGKEVAVKIIDKTQLNSSSLQKLFREVRIMKVLNHPNIVKLFEVIETEKTLYLVMEYASGGEVFDYLVAHGRMKEKEARAKFRQIVSAVQYCHQKFIVHRDLKAENLLLDADMNIKIADFGFSNEFTFGNKLDTFCGSPPYAAPELFQGKKYDGPEVDVWSLGVILYTLVSGSLPFDGQNLKELRERVLRGKYRIPFYMSTDCENLLKKFLILNPSKRGTLEQIMKDRWMNVGHEDDELKPYVEPLPDYKDPRRTDLMVSMGYTREEIQDSLVGQRYNEVMATYLLLGYKGSELEGDAITLKPRPSADLTNSSAPSPSHKVQRSVSANPKQRRFSDQAGPAIPTSNSYSKKTQSNNAENKRPEEDRESGRKASSTAKVPASPLPGLERKKTTPTPSTNSVLSTSTNRSRNSPLLERASLGQASIQNGKDSLTMPGSRASTASASAAVSAARPRQHQKSMSASVHPNKATGLPPTDSNCEVPRPSTAPQRVPVASPSAHNISSSGGAPDRTNFPRGVSSRSTFHAGQLRQVRDQQNLPYGVTPASPSGNSQGRRGASGSIFSKFTSKFVRRNLNEPESKDRVETLRPHVVGSGSNEKEKEEFREAKPRSLRFTWSMKTTSSMEPNEMMREIRKVLDANSCQSELHEKYMLLCMHGTPGHENFVQWEMEVCKLPRLSLNGVRFKRISGTSMAFKNIASKIANELKL
- the MARK2 gene encoding serine/threonine-protein kinase MARK2 isoform X12, whose amino-acid sequence is MSSARTPLPTLNERDTEQPALGHLDSKPSSKSNMLRGRNSATSADEQPHIGNYRLLKTIGKGNFAKVKLARHILTGKEVAVKIIDKTQLNSSSLQKLFREVRIMKVLNHPNIVKLFEVIETEKTLYLVMEYASGGEVFDYLVAHGRMKEKEARAKFRQIVSAVQYCHQKFIVHRDLKAENLLLDADMNIKIADFGFSNEFTFGNKLDTFCGSPPYAAPELFQGKKYDGPEVDVWSLGVILYTLVSGSLPFDGQNLKELRERVLRGKYRIPFYMSTDCENLLKKFLILNPSKRGTLEQIMKDRWMNVGHEDDELKPYVEPLPDYKDPRRTDLMVSMGYTREEIQDSLVGQRYNEVMATYLLLGYKGSELEGDAITLKPRPSADLTNSSAPSPSHKVQRSVSANPKQRRFSDQAGPAIPTSNSYSKKTQSNNAENKRPEEDRESGRKASSTAKVPASPLPGLERKKTTPTPSTNSVLSTSTNRSRNSPLLERASLGQASIQNGKDSTAPQRVPVASPSAHNISSSGGAPDRTNFPRGVSSRSTFHAGQLRQVRDQQNLPYGVTPASPSGNSQGRRGASGSIFSKFTSKFVRRNLSFRFARRNLNEPESKDRVETLRPHVVGSGSNEKEKEEFREAKPRSLRFTWSMKTTSSMEPNEMMREIRKVLDANSCQSELHEKYMLLCMHGTPGHENFVQWEMEVCKLPRLSLNGVRFKRISGTSMAFKNIASKIANELKL
- the MARK2 gene encoding serine/threonine-protein kinase MARK2 isoform X8, whose protein sequence is MSSARTPLPTLNERDTEQPALGHLDSKPSSKSNMLRGRNSATSADEQPHIGNYRLLKTIGKGNFAKVKLARHILTGKEVAVKIIDKTQLNSSSLQKLFREVRIMKVLNHPNIVKLFEVIETEKTLYLVMEYASGGEVFDYLVAHGRMKEKEARAKFRQIVSAVQYCHQKFIVHRDLKAENLLLDADMNIKIADFGFSNEFTFGNKLDTFCGSPPYAAPELFQGKKYDGPEVDVWSLGVILYTLVSGSLPFDGQNLKELRERVLRGKYRIPFYMSTDCENLLKKFLILNPSKRGTLEQIMKDRWMNVGHEDDELKPYVEPLPDYKDPRRTDLMVSMGYTREEIQDSLVGQRYNEVMATYLLLGYKGSELEGDAITLKPRPSADLTNSSAPSPSHKVQRSVSANPKQRRFSDQAGPAIPTSNSYSKKTQSNNAENKRPEEDRESGRKASSTAKVPASPLPGLERKKTTPTPSTNSVLSTSTNRSRNSPLLERASLGQASIQNGKDSLTMPGSRASTASASAAVSAARPRQHQKSMSASVHPNKATGLPPTDSNCEVPRPSTAPQRVPVASPSAHNISSSGGAPDRTNFPRGVSSRSTFHAGQLRQVRDQQNLPYGVTPASPSGNSQGRRGASGSIFSKFTSKFVRRNLNEPESKDRVETLRPHVVGSGSNEKEKEEFREAKPRSLRFTWSMKTTSSMEPNEMMREIRKVLDANSCQSELHEKYMLLCMHGTPGHENFVQWEMEVCKLPRLSLNGVRFKRISGTSMAFKNIASKIANELKL
- the MARK2 gene encoding serine/threonine-protein kinase MARK2 isoform X6, with protein sequence MSSARTPLPTLNERDTEQPALGHLDSKPSSKSNMLRGRNSATSADEQPHIGNYRLLKTIGKGNFAKVKLARHILTGKEVAVKIIDKTQLNSSSLQKLFREVRIMKVLNHPNIVKLFEVIETEKTLYLVMEYASGGEVFDYLVAHGRMKEKEARAKFRQIVSAVQYCHQKFIVHRDLKAENLLLDADMNIKIADFGFSNEFTFGNKLDTFCGSPPYAAPELFQGKKYDGPEVDVWSLGVILYTLVSGSLPFDGQNLKELRERVLRGKYRIPFYMSTDCENLLKKFLILNPSKRGTLEQIMKDRWMNVGHEDDELKPYVEPLPDYKDPRRTDLMVSMGYTREEIQDSLVGQRYNEVMATYLLLGYKGSELEGDAITLKPRPSADLTNSSAPSPSHKVQRSVSANPKQRRFSDQAAGPAIPTSNSYSKKTQSNNAENKRPEEDRESGRKASSTAKVPASPLPGLERKKTTPTPSTNSVLSTSTNRSRNSPLLERASLGQASIQNGKDSLTMPGSRASTASASAAVSAARPRQHQKSMSASVHPNKATGLPPTDSNCEVPRPSTAPQRVPVASPSAHNISSSGGAPDRTNFPRGVSSRSTFHAGQLRQVRDQQNLPYGVTPASPSGNSQGRRGASGSIFSKFTSKFVRRNLSFRFARRNLNEPESKDRVETLRPHVVGSGSNEKEKEEFREAKPRSLRFTWSMKTTSSMEPNEMMREIRKVLDANSCQSELHEKYMLLCMHGTPGHENFVQWEMEVCKLPRLSLNGVRFKRISGTSMAFKNIASKIANELKL